From a single Papaver somniferum cultivar HN1 unplaced genomic scaffold, ASM357369v1 unplaced-scaffold_133, whole genome shotgun sequence genomic region:
- the LOC113333558 gene encoding uncharacterized protein LOC113333558 — MGDVNCILRLDEKKGGLEPRTSTINEFSDWLDDNNLFEADSLGTKFTWTNRQSSTNRIISKLDCAVTNAAWLAKFENWRCKAHPREVSDHYTFLGYPFSVLRPKRSPFHVQNMWFLHADFLRMVAESWNMPAYGSLDFIFPYKLKSLKGVIKDWNLMVFGNFHSRLKQDQLRFQSAALRSYENPSDITNLNIMKDAMAKLSETRLQHNTMLKQKARNQWLVEGSSSYSFFHNNIRIRKSANTISELVCGDGNTISDYDQIRDHVV; from the coding sequence ATGGGTGATGTCAATTGTATTCTTCGTCTTGATGAGAAAAAGGGAGGCCTTGAACCAAGAACTTCAACTATAAATGAATTTTCAGATTGGTTAGATGACAATAATCTTTTTGAGGCAGATTCTTTGGGTACAAAATTCACGTGGACAAATAGGCAGTCAAGTACTAATAGAATCATTAGTAAACTCGATTGTGCTGTTACTAATGCTGCTTGGCTTGCAaagtttgagaattggcggtgtaaagctcatCCTAGAGAAGTTTCCGACCATTATACTTTCTTGGGATATCCTTTTTCTGTTCTGAGACCTAAGAGATCTCCTTTTCATGTTCAAAATATGTGGTTCTTACATGCTGATTTTCTTCGTATGGTTGCTGAAAGTTGGAACATGCCAGCTTATggttctcttgattttatttttccgtATAAATTGAAGAGTCTTAAGGGTGTGATTAAGGATTGGAATCTTATGGTCTTTGGTAATTTTCACTCTCGTTTGAAGCAGGATCAATTGAGGTTTCAATCAGCGGCTCTTCGTTCGTACGAGAATCCTAGTGATATTACTAATCTTAATATTATGAAAGATGCTATGGCTAAGCTTAGTGAAACGCGTCTTCAGCACAACACTATGCTTAAACAAAAAGCTCGGAATCAATGGCTTGTGGAGGGTTCAAGCAGTTATTCCTTTTTTCATAACAACATTCGTATTCGTAAAAGTGCTAATACTATTTCTGAATTAGTGTGTGGTGATGGCAATACTATTTCAGATTATGATCAGATTAGGGATCACGTTGTGTAA
- the LOC113333557 gene encoding uncharacterized protein LOC113333557, with protein sequence MSHMVTRGGISPTHLFFADDIMIFCKGNLKSLHNLVDLLGKYQRASGQIVCRKKSKIYYGGGSLSRRAYLADFLGMSVATFPDRYLGVQIMASTVRYHHIYNVVEKIKSQLDGWKGFTLSFHDRIMLVKVVIASYSIHNMDIYKWPRKFILQCERAIRNFIWSRDSNVSRVVVVAYDKICCPVEEGGLGLSRMATMNNAMLIKLWWKIRTSNKNWDGYLKAKFFGRNGCIKTVGVKSTIVLGIRKVYKTVEANTKVLLGDDSDCLIDDQWVFPDVHLERLLDAGLEMHRLPNISGGNDKRIWMPNFSGEFTVSFAKELIRRRHSSLEAASLLWRKEVHPTLAA encoded by the exons ATGTCTCACATGGTAACAAGAGGTGGTATCTCTCCTACTCACCTTTTCTTTGcggatgacattatgattttttgtaaaggaaaTTTAAAGAGTCTTCATAATCTGGTGGATTTATTGGGCAAGTATCAACGAGCTTCAGGCCAAATTGTGTGTAGGAAAAAGAGCAAGATTTATTATGGTGGCGGTTCTTTAAGTAGAAGAGCATACCTTGCTGATTTCTTGGGGATGAGTGTTGCCACTTTTCCAGATCGCTACCTTGGAGTCCAAATTATGGCAAGTACGGTTCGTTATCATCACATTTATAATGTGGTTGAAAAGATTAAATCTCAACTAGATGGATGGAAGGGGTTTACTTTATCTTTTCATGACCGTATTATGCTTGTTAAAGTTGTTATTgctagttattctattcacaATATGGATATTTATAAGTGGCCTCGAAAATTCATTTTGCAATGTGAGCGTGCAATAAGGAATTTTATTTGGTCGAGAGATTCTAATGTTAGTCGTGTTGTGGTGGTGGCGTATGATAAAATCTGTTGTCCTGTTGAGGAGGGAGGTCTTGGTTTATCTCGCATGGCTACCATGAATAACGCTATGCTCATAaaattatggtggaaaattcgCACGTCAAATAAGAATTGGGATGGTTATCTAAAGGCCAAGTTTTTTGGTAGAAATGGTTGCATCAAGACTGTTGGAGTGAAGTCTACCATTGTTCTAGGCATTCGAAAAGTGTATAAGACTGTGGAGGCTAATACCAAAGTGCTCCTTGGTGATGACAG TGATTGTTTAATTGatgatcaatgggtttttcctgACGTTCATTTGGAGAGATTACTTGATGCTGGTCTGGAGATGCACAGGTTGCCAAATATATCTGGCGGGAATGATAAGAGAATTTGGATGCCAAATTTCTCAGGGGAGTTTACTGTAAGTTTTGCCAAAGAACTTATTCGTCGGAGGCATAGTAGCTTGGAAGCTGCGTCTTTGCTGTGGAGAAAAGAAGTGCACCCAACTTTGGCTGCTTAA